One region of Parambassis ranga chromosome 21, fParRan2.1, whole genome shotgun sequence genomic DNA includes:
- the LOC114426642 gene encoding interferon-induced protein 44-like isoform X2, translating into MGTNQSTEKQPAPAPAPSPLLDEPWRKVPWGNNKENLQYVQNYKPEYENIKHLRVLLYGPVGAGKSSFINSVSNVIRRRYGIPAAASATTSDTSFTRKYETHRFQITREGQTTYYPVFFNDIMGMEENSGISLTDIRLAMRGHVKEGYTFNPVTPLSDGNYYNRAPSEDDKVHVLVCVLSANMPTITPSILHMTSRVRQTASDLGIPQVAMITNIDTACPETEKDLKNVYKSKHLQKKIKKFSSDIGIPMNCIYPVKNYSHEIDLDDDVDTLILSALRNMINFGDDFVKK; encoded by the exons AAAAAcaacctgctcctgctcctgctccttctccgc TTCTTGATGAGCCATGGAGGAAGGTACCCTGGGG AAACAATAAGGAGAATCTTCAGTATGTGCAGAACTACAAGCCAGAATATGAAAACATCAAACACCTCAGAGTTCTTCTGTACGGCCCAGTTGGAGCAGGAAAGTCCAGCTTCATCAACTCTGTCAGTAACGTCATACGACGCAGATATGGGattcctgctgcagcctctgcaaCCACCAGTGATACAAGTTTCACCAGAAAA TATGAAACTCATAGATTCCAGATAACAAGAGAAGGCCAGACGACATATTACCCTGTTTTCTTCAATGACATAATGGGTATGGAGGAGAACAGTGGCATTTCTCTTACAGACATCAGACTGGCCATGAGGGGACATGTCAAGGAGGGTTACACG TTCAACCCAGTTACTCCACTGTCAGACGGTAATTACTACAACCGAGCTCCCTCTGAAGATGACAAAGTTCATGTTctggtttgtgttttatctgcCAACATGCCAACAATTACACCGTCCATTCTGCATATGACGAGCAgggtcagacagacagcaagTGACCTGG ggattCCTCAAGTGGCGATGATTACCAACATTGATACAGCCTGtcctgaaacagaaaaagaccTGAAGAATGTGTACAAGAGCAAACATCTGCAGAAGAAG aTAAAAAAATTCAGCTCAGACATAGGAATCCCAATGAACTGCATCTATCCAGTGAAGAACTACAGCCATGAGATCGACCTGGACGATGACGTGGACACTCTGATCCTGAGTGCTCTGAGAAACATGATCAACTTTGGAGACGACTTTGttaagaaataa